A genomic segment from Nocardia cyriacigeorgica GUH-2 encodes:
- a CDS encoding ABC transporter substrate-binding protein, translating into MKQWKRLVVVAAAAVLALTGCSLEEAGSGDTVKVVVGYQSKTINTVTAGTLLRAQGYLEQRLQKITDGGGAKYDVEWQDYDTGAPITAQMVAEKIDIGSMGDYPLLINGSRTQANERSRTQFISVTGYNPKGALNMVVVAPDSPADELRDLAGQKVSASVGSAGHGTLVQALTRAGIDPVGGVEVLNQQPQVGASALESGQVSALSQFVAWPGLLVFQNKAKLLYDGAELNVPTFHGVVARKDYTAAHPEVVDAFLQAQLDATEFLWREPLEAARLVAEGSGLPQEVVYLYNGPGGTSFDTTLKPSLISAFKDDVRYLESIGDFVDLDIDAFVDDTLIRSAFAARGGRDYDSALADTTNQTTGSGTELWLDGQNTTQPAGDPTALLRAVKAARAQGATVRAAYIVDAELGTRWFADKAVWLRDGNTFLPFTTAAAAQRYRHAHPAAQPVSYDQAVAEVRP; encoded by the coding sequence ATGAAACAGTGGAAACGCCTGGTCGTCGTCGCAGCCGCGGCGGTCCTGGCACTGACCGGATGCTCGCTGGAAGAGGCCGGTTCCGGCGATACCGTCAAGGTGGTCGTCGGCTATCAGTCCAAGACCATCAACACCGTCACCGCCGGCACTCTGCTGCGCGCCCAGGGGTATCTGGAACAGCGGTTACAGAAGATCACCGACGGCGGCGGTGCGAAATACGACGTCGAATGGCAGGACTACGACACCGGCGCCCCGATCACCGCGCAGATGGTGGCGGAGAAGATCGATATCGGTTCGATGGGCGATTATCCGTTGCTGATCAACGGGTCTCGCACCCAGGCCAATGAGCGATCACGGACCCAGTTCATCTCCGTCACCGGATACAACCCCAAGGGTGCGCTGAATATGGTCGTGGTGGCGCCGGATTCGCCCGCCGACGAGTTGCGCGATCTTGCCGGCCAGAAGGTGTCGGCCAGTGTGGGTTCGGCCGGGCACGGCACCCTGGTGCAGGCGCTGACCCGGGCCGGTATCGACCCCGTCGGTGGTGTGGAGGTGCTCAACCAGCAACCGCAGGTCGGCGCCTCGGCCCTGGAGTCAGGACAGGTGAGTGCGCTGTCGCAGTTCGTGGCCTGGCCCGGACTGCTGGTGTTCCAGAACAAGGCGAAGCTGCTCTACGACGGCGCCGAACTGAACGTGCCCACCTTCCACGGTGTGGTCGCCCGCAAGGATTACACCGCCGCCCATCCCGAAGTGGTCGACGCGTTCCTGCAGGCCCAGCTCGATGCCACCGAATTCCTGTGGCGGGAACCGCTGGAGGCGGCGCGCCTCGTCGCCGAGGGATCGGGCCTGCCGCAGGAGGTCGTGTATCTCTACAACGGTCCCGGCGGCACCTCGTTCGACACCACCCTCAAACCGAGCCTGATCAGCGCGTTCAAAGACGATGTGCGGTACCTCGAGTCGATCGGTGATTTCGTCGACCTCGATATCGACGCCTTCGTCGACGACACCCTGATCCGCTCGGCCTTCGCCGCACGCGGCGGCCGTGACTACGACAGCGCCCTCGCCGACACCACCAACCAGACCACCGGCTCGGGAACCGAACTCTGGCTCGACGGCCAGAACACCACCCAGCCCGCCGGCGACCCGACCGCCTTGCTGCGCGCGGTGAAAGCCGCACGCGCACAAGGCGCCACAGTACGAGCCGCGTACATCGTCGATGCGGAACTGGGCACCCGCTGGTTCGCCGACAAGGCGGTCTGGCTGCGCGATGGCAACACCTTCCTGCCCTTCACCACTGCGGCCGCCGCGCAACGCTACCGTCACGCCCACCCCGCCGCCCAGCCGGTGAGCTACGACCAAGCCGTCGCGGAGGTGCGCCCATGA
- the narJ gene encoding nitrate reductase molybdenum cofactor assembly chaperone, with the protein MRWGRRSGGDTVTHRLVWQSASLLLAYPDDAQPARLHTVEALCGRLDDERAEPLRATVAHLRRTPVSEAAQHYVDTFDLHRSTTLLLTYWTDGDTRNRGTAMLAFTQAYKAAGATRPRGEAPDHLAVVLEFAATVDPDAGGRLLATHRPAIDAVQTALAERGSPYAGVLGAVARTLPAASDQDVRRARELVAAGPPAEQVGLQPFTLAVPPRRSAPGRGGR; encoded by the coding sequence ATGAGGTGGGGACGCCGGTCCGGCGGCGACACGGTCACCCATCGGCTGGTCTGGCAGTCGGCCTCGCTACTGCTGGCCTACCCGGACGACGCCCAGCCCGCGCGCCTGCACACCGTCGAGGCGCTGTGCGGCCGACTCGATGACGAGCGGGCCGAACCGCTGCGCGCCACCGTCGCGCACCTGCGCCGGACCCCGGTGTCCGAGGCCGCCCAACACTACGTCGATACCTTCGACCTGCACCGGAGCACCACCCTGCTGCTGACCTACTGGACCGATGGCGACACCCGCAACCGCGGGACCGCCATGCTCGCGTTCACGCAGGCCTACAAAGCCGCCGGAGCGACCCGGCCGCGTGGGGAGGCGCCCGATCATCTGGCGGTCGTGCTCGAATTCGCCGCCACCGTCGACCCGGATGCCGGCGGACGGTTGCTCGCGACGCACCGCCCGGCGATCGACGCCGTCCAGACCGCGCTGGCCGAACGGGGTTCGCCCTATGCCGGCGTCCTCGGGGCGGTGGCCCGGACCCTGCCCGCCGCGAGCGATCAGGACGTGCGCCGCGCCCGCGAGCTGGTGGCGGCCGGTCCACCCGCCGAACAGGTCGGCCTGCAACCGTTCACGTTGGCCGTGCCGCCGCGCCGCAGCGCGCCAGGACGAGGAGGTCGCTGA
- a CDS encoding fumarate reductase/succinate dehydrogenase flavoprotein subunit, protein MTAPTLLAPPDLADIVRWDCDVLVIGGGTAGTMAALTAAEQGANVLLLEKAHVRHSGALAMGMDGVNNAVIPGKAEPEDYVAEITRANDGIVDQRTVYQTATRGFAMVQRLERYGVKFEKDEYGEYAVRRVHRSGSYVLPMPEGKDVKKALYRVLRQRRMRERIRIENRLMPVRVLTADGRAVGAAALHTRTGEFVAVGAKAVVLATGPCGRLGLPASGYLYGTYENPTNAGDGYSMAYHAGAELSGIECFQINPLIKDYNGPACAYVANPFGGYQVNAEGERFVDSDYWSGQMMSEVKREIESARGPIYLKVSHLPQETLSTLEGILHTTERPTRGTFHANRGHDYRTHDIEMHISEIGLCSGHSASGVWVDENARTTVPGLYAAGDLACVPHNYMIGAFVFGDLAGAHAASTLADVAAPQQLPQDQLADAHELIYRPLRHPDGPPQPQVEYKLRRFVNDYVAPPKTAAKLSIAVETFERMRGEIAEMGARTPHELMRSVEVSFIRDCAEMAARSSLTRTESRWGLYHERADLPERDDVGWRYHLNLRKNADGEMEFLKRPVAPYLVPVPGLDDLPSADAGVELVEQPELIARRAPAAQTAPAFDREPAAPPSPRLVTLLGLDAPSLAQLSEYLADPDPVVRVAALSVLTEHTPDGFAGALVAAMDDESASVRAAAAAGLRELVEVLPSADGLAQRLHSPDPVVRATVVDLLRALRAGTAAQFATALGDPDHRVRIEAVRALVSLDDGPAVAALAADPNREVRIAVAQGLATIGTGVEAIRGLAADRDPLVQAAALAGFAALGTDADTTAELGTALRHSAWQVRLGAARGLAGADPDVAVPALTEALSDPHLDVRKAAVLTLSTWADLEASRIALKQAVDDPDADVRAYARRALTG, encoded by the coding sequence GTGACCGCTCCGACCCTGCTCGCCCCGCCGGATCTCGCCGATATCGTCCGCTGGGACTGCGATGTGCTGGTCATCGGCGGTGGCACGGCGGGCACGATGGCCGCGCTCACCGCCGCCGAGCAGGGCGCGAATGTGCTGCTGCTGGAGAAGGCGCACGTGCGGCACTCCGGTGCGCTGGCCATGGGGATGGACGGGGTCAACAACGCCGTCATCCCGGGCAAGGCCGAACCGGAGGACTACGTCGCAGAGATCACCCGCGCCAACGACGGCATCGTCGACCAGCGCACCGTCTACCAGACCGCCACCCGTGGTTTCGCGATGGTGCAGCGGCTCGAGCGCTACGGGGTGAAGTTCGAAAAGGACGAGTACGGCGAGTACGCGGTGCGCCGGGTGCATCGGTCGGGGTCGTATGTGCTGCCGATGCCCGAGGGCAAGGACGTCAAGAAGGCGCTGTACCGGGTGCTGCGACAGCGCAGGATGCGTGAGCGGATCCGGATCGAGAACCGGTTGATGCCGGTGCGGGTGCTCACCGCGGACGGCCGGGCGGTCGGCGCGGCGGCATTGCACACGCGCACCGGCGAATTCGTGGCGGTCGGCGCGAAAGCGGTCGTCCTCGCGACCGGCCCGTGCGGGCGGCTGGGGCTACCGGCGTCCGGGTACCTGTACGGCACCTACGAAAACCCGACCAACGCCGGTGACGGCTATTCGATGGCCTATCACGCCGGTGCCGAGCTCAGCGGGATCGAATGCTTCCAGATCAATCCGCTGATCAAGGACTACAACGGGCCGGCGTGCGCGTATGTCGCCAATCCGTTCGGCGGGTACCAGGTCAATGCCGAGGGCGAACGGTTCGTCGACTCCGACTATTGGTCCGGGCAGATGATGTCGGAGGTCAAACGCGAGATCGAATCCGCGCGCGGGCCCATCTATCTGAAGGTGTCGCATCTGCCGCAGGAGACGCTGTCTACGCTGGAAGGCATCCTGCACACCACCGAACGCCCGACCCGCGGCACCTTCCACGCCAACCGCGGCCACGACTACCGCACCCACGATATCGAGATGCACATCTCCGAAATCGGCTTGTGCAGCGGCCATTCTGCGTCCGGCGTGTGGGTGGACGAGAATGCGCGCACCACCGTGCCCGGCTTGTACGCGGCCGGTGACCTGGCCTGCGTACCGCACAACTACATGATCGGCGCCTTCGTCTTCGGCGATCTGGCCGGTGCGCACGCGGCGTCCACGCTCGCCGACGTGGCGGCGCCGCAGCAGCTGCCGCAGGATCAGCTGGCCGACGCCCACGAGCTGATCTACCGACCGCTGCGGCATCCGGACGGGCCACCGCAACCGCAGGTCGAATACAAGCTGCGCCGCTTCGTCAACGATTACGTGGCGCCACCCAAGACCGCGGCGAAGCTGTCGATCGCGGTGGAGACCTTCGAGCGGATGCGCGGTGAGATCGCCGAGATGGGCGCGCGCACCCCGCATGAGTTGATGCGTTCGGTGGAGGTGTCGTTCATCCGCGATTGCGCGGAAATGGCGGCGCGCAGCTCGCTGACCCGCACCGAATCGCGGTGGGGGCTCTATCACGAGCGCGCCGACCTGCCCGAACGCGACGATGTGGGCTGGCGGTATCACCTGAACCTGCGCAAGAACGCCGACGGCGAGATGGAATTCCTCAAGCGGCCGGTGGCGCCGTATCTGGTGCCGGTGCCGGGATTGGACGATCTGCCGTCGGCGGATGCCGGAGTCGAACTGGTCGAGCAGCCGGAACTGATCGCCCGTCGCGCCCCGGCCGCGCAGACGGCCCCGGCGTTCGATCGCGAGCCGGCCGCGCCGCCGTCACCGCGCCTGGTCACCTTGCTCGGATTGGACGCGCCGTCGCTGGCGCAGCTGTCGGAGTACCTCGCCGACCCCGATCCGGTGGTGCGGGTGGCGGCGCTGTCGGTACTCACCGAGCACACCCCGGATGGGTTCGCCGGGGCCCTGGTCGCCGCCATGGACGACGAATCTGCCTCGGTGCGCGCCGCGGCGGCCGCCGGGCTCCGCGAACTGGTCGAGGTCTTGCCCTCGGCCGACGGACTCGCGCAGCGGCTGCACTCCCCCGACCCGGTGGTCCGCGCGACGGTTGTCGACCTGCTGCGAGCCTTGCGCGCCGGAACCGCCGCACAGTTCGCGACGGCGCTGGGCGACCCCGATCACCGGGTCCGGATCGAAGCGGTGCGCGCGCTGGTCTCCCTCGACGACGGCCCCGCCGTGGCCGCCCTGGCCGCCGACCCGAACCGCGAGGTGCGCATCGCGGTCGCCCAGGGACTGGCCACGATCGGCACCGGTGTCGAGGCGATCCGCGGACTAGCGGCCGACCGCGACCCGTTGGTGCAGGCGGCGGCCCTGGCCGGCTTCGCCGCGCTGGGTACCGATGCCGACACGACCGCCGAACTCGGGACAGCGCTGCGTCATTCGGCGTGGCAGGTGCGGCTCGGCGCAGCGCGAGGACTGGCCGGCGCCGATCCGGACGTCGCGGTGCCGGCGTTGACGGAGGCACTGTCGGATCCCCATCTGGACGTGCGCAAGGCGGCGGTCTTGACCCTGTCGACCTGGGCGGACCTCGAAGCGTCCCGGATCGCGTTGAAACAGGCCGTCGACGACCCCGACGCCGATGTCCGCGCCTATGCCCGCCGCGCCCTCACCGGGTGA
- the narI gene encoding respiratory nitrate reductase subunit gamma, which translates to MSAGEIFWDVIPYVTLAILAVGTWWRYRYDKFGWTTRSSQLYESRLLRIGSPLFHFGILVVIVGHIIGLVIPESWTDAIGMSQHLYHVQALTLGTIAGIATLTGAALLVYRRRSTGPVFTATTWNDKLMYVVLIAAIVAGLATTLMGSGVVGEEHNYRETVSPWFRSIWILQPRGDLMAQAPLSFHIHVLIALTLFALWPFTRLVHAFSAPVAYLFRPYIVYRSRGHARPGELVGSRPQRRGW; encoded by the coding sequence ATGTCGGCCGGAGAGATCTTCTGGGACGTCATTCCCTATGTGACCCTGGCGATTCTGGCGGTGGGGACCTGGTGGCGCTACCGCTACGACAAATTCGGCTGGACCACCCGCTCCTCCCAGCTGTACGAGAGCAGGCTGCTGCGGATCGGCAGCCCGCTGTTCCATTTCGGCATCCTGGTGGTGATCGTCGGCCACATCATCGGCCTGGTGATCCCGGAATCGTGGACCGACGCCATCGGTATGAGCCAACACCTCTACCACGTACAGGCGTTGACGCTGGGCACCATCGCCGGCATCGCCACGCTGACCGGCGCGGCGCTGCTGGTCTATCGCCGTCGCTCCACCGGCCCCGTCTTCACCGCGACCACCTGGAACGACAAGCTGATGTATGTCGTGCTGATCGCGGCGATCGTGGCGGGCCTGGCGACGACGCTGATGGGGTCGGGCGTCGTCGGTGAGGAACACAACTACCGCGAGACCGTCTCGCCGTGGTTCCGCTCGATCTGGATCCTGCAACCGCGCGGCGACCTGATGGCGCAGGCGCCGCTGTCGTTCCACATCCACGTGCTCATCGCATTGACCTTGTTCGCGCTGTGGCCGTTCACCCGTCTGGTGCACGCGTTCAGCGCGCCCGTGGCCTACCTGTTCCGGCCCTACATCGTCTACCGCAGTCGCGGCCATGCCCGTCCGGGCGAGCTGGTGGGGTCGCGGCCACAGCGCCGTGGCTGGTGA
- a CDS encoding nitrate reductase subunit alpha: MASNDLTGGSIEDLLVRSGRFFTPGDISPDRRTVTREGGREGDVFYRDRWSHDKVVRSTHGVNCTGSCSWKIYVKDDIITWETQETDYPSVGPDRPEYEPRGCPRGAAFSWYTYSPTRVRYPYVRGVLLDLYRAAKAEHGDPVTAWAAIQADPALRRRYQQVRGKGGLVRVSWDEATEIVAAAHVHTIKTYGPDRIAGFSPIPAMSMVSFAAGSRFVELLGGVMTSFYDWYADLPVASPQVFGDQTDVPESGDWWDAAYLMVWGSNVPVTRTPDAHWMAEVRYRGTKVVSVSPDYADNTKFADEWMPCAAGTDGAMAMAMGHVIATEYFVRRREPFFVDYVRRYTDLPFLIKLEERDGRLVPGKNLTAADLGESSENAAFKPVLLDGATGEPAVPPGSLGFRFGAEGVGKWNLDLGDLVPALTVVSRDGGTAVITLPRFDSLDGRGSTIERGVPVRTVAGHRVCTVFDLLLAQYGVARKGLPGRWPSGYDDADSPCTPAWQEQITGVCAAQVIRIAREFADNAIESGGRSMIIMGAGICQWFHGDATYRAILSLLLLTGSMGRNGGGWAHYVGQEKCRPVTGWATVAMGTDWHRPPRQMAGTSYWYVHTDQWRYDGYRADALAAPTARGRFRDKHTMDVLASAAAMGWTPFYPQFDRSTLALADEAREAGADPVTYVTEKLADGELKFALADPDAPQNWPRVLSVWRANLLGSSSKGNEYFLRHLLGTTSNVQAEEAGPELRPAEVVWREQAPEGKLDLLMSIDFRMTSTTMLSDVVLPAATWYEKSDLSSTDMHPYIHAFTPAIDPPWEARSDFDAFATIARRFSVMAEKHLGKRTDLVLGTLQHDTPGAMAYPGGVEKDWRTTRVAPVPGATMGPLVAVERDYPALAQKWSALGPLVESAGLTTKGITVHPDQEVDELARRHGVMNSGVAAGRPALDSAEKMAETILALSGTSNGRLAVEGFRELEKRTGRRLAHLAEGSEERRITFADTQARPVPVITSPEWSGSETGGRRYAPFTVNIEELKPFHTLTGRMHFYLDHDWIEELGEQLPIYRPPLDMALLFQEPRLGTGRDGIGLTVRYLTPHSKWSIHSEYQDNLLMLSLSRGGPTMWMSPADAAKIEVADNDWVEAVNRNGVLVCRAIVSHRMPEGVVYVHHAQERTIDVPLTETTGNRGGIHNSLTRLLIKPTHLAGGYAQTSFAFNYLGPTGNQRDEVTVVRRRSQEVRY, from the coding sequence GTGGCGTCGAATGATCTCACCGGTGGCTCGATCGAAGACCTGCTGGTGCGTAGCGGACGATTCTTCACACCGGGCGACATCTCCCCGGACCGTCGCACCGTCACCCGGGAGGGCGGCCGCGAAGGCGACGTCTTCTACCGTGACCGCTGGAGTCACGACAAGGTCGTGCGCTCCACCCACGGCGTCAACTGCACCGGTTCCTGTTCGTGGAAGATCTACGTCAAAGACGACATCATCACCTGGGAAACCCAGGAAACCGACTATCCCTCGGTCGGGCCCGACCGCCCCGAATACGAACCCCGTGGCTGCCCGCGCGGCGCCGCGTTCTCCTGGTACACCTACTCACCCACCCGCGTGCGCTACCCGTACGTCCGGGGCGTGCTGCTCGACCTCTACCGCGCCGCCAAGGCCGAACACGGCGACCCGGTGACGGCCTGGGCGGCGATCCAGGCCGACCCCGCGTTGCGGCGGCGCTACCAGCAGGTGCGTGGCAAGGGCGGCCTGGTGCGGGTGAGCTGGGACGAGGCCACCGAGATCGTCGCCGCCGCGCACGTGCACACCATCAAGACCTACGGTCCGGACCGGATCGCCGGATTTTCGCCGATCCCGGCCATGTCGATGGTGTCATTCGCGGCGGGTTCGCGGTTCGTCGAACTGCTCGGCGGGGTGATGACCTCCTTCTACGACTGGTACGCCGACCTGCCGGTCGCCTCCCCGCAGGTGTTCGGCGACCAGACCGATGTCCCGGAATCCGGGGACTGGTGGGATGCGGCGTATCTGATGGTGTGGGGCTCCAACGTGCCCGTCACCCGCACGCCGGACGCGCATTGGATGGCGGAGGTGCGCTACCGCGGCACCAAGGTGGTCAGCGTCAGTCCCGATTACGCCGACAACACCAAGTTCGCCGATGAGTGGATGCCGTGCGCGGCGGGCACCGACGGTGCGATGGCCATGGCGATGGGGCATGTCATCGCCACCGAGTACTTCGTGCGCCGCCGGGAGCCGTTCTTCGTCGATTACGTCCGCCGGTACACCGATCTGCCGTTCCTGATCAAGCTCGAGGAGCGCGACGGCCGGCTGGTGCCCGGCAAGAACCTGACCGCCGCCGACCTGGGGGAGAGCTCGGAAAACGCGGCGTTCAAGCCGGTCTTGCTGGACGGCGCCACCGGCGAACCCGCCGTGCCACCCGGTTCGCTGGGCTTCCGGTTCGGCGCCGAAGGTGTCGGCAAATGGAATCTCGACCTCGGCGATCTGGTCCCGGCGCTGACGGTCGTGTCTCGTGACGGCGGGACGGCCGTCATCACGCTGCCGCGCTTCGACAGCCTCGACGGCCGCGGCAGCACCATCGAACGCGGCGTCCCGGTCCGCACCGTGGCCGGGCATCGGGTCTGCACGGTTTTCGATCTGCTGCTCGCCCAATACGGTGTGGCGCGTAAGGGCCTGCCGGGTCGCTGGCCCAGCGGCTACGACGATGCGGATTCGCCGTGCACGCCGGCCTGGCAGGAGCAGATCACCGGTGTCTGCGCCGCTCAGGTGATCCGGATCGCGCGCGAATTCGCCGACAACGCCATCGAGTCCGGTGGCCGGTCGATGATCATCATGGGTGCGGGCATCTGCCAGTGGTTCCACGGCGACGCCACCTACCGGGCGATCTTGAGCCTGTTGCTGTTGACCGGCTCGATGGGGCGCAATGGCGGCGGCTGGGCCCATTACGTCGGGCAGGAGAAATGCCGTCCGGTGACGGGCTGGGCGACCGTGGCGATGGGCACCGACTGGCATCGCCCGCCGCGCCAGATGGCGGGCACCTCGTACTGGTACGTGCACACCGACCAGTGGCGCTACGACGGCTACCGCGCCGACGCCCTGGCCGCACCGACCGCGCGGGGCCGCTTCCGCGACAAGCACACCATGGATGTGCTGGCCTCGGCGGCCGCGATGGGCTGGACCCCGTTCTACCCCCAGTTCGACCGGTCCACCTTGGCATTGGCCGACGAGGCGCGCGAGGCGGGCGCCGATCCGGTGACGTATGTGACCGAGAAACTGGCCGACGGCGAGCTGAAGTTCGCCCTGGCCGATCCGGATGCCCCGCAGAACTGGCCCCGGGTACTGAGCGTCTGGCGGGCCAACCTGCTCGGATCCTCCAGCAAGGGCAATGAGTACTTCCTGCGGCATCTGCTCGGGACGACGTCGAACGTGCAGGCCGAGGAGGCCGGTCCGGAACTGCGGCCCGCCGAGGTGGTCTGGCGGGAGCAGGCGCCCGAGGGCAAGCTCGATCTGCTGATGTCGATCGATTTCCGGATGACCTCCACCACGATGCTGTCGGATGTGGTGTTGCCCGCCGCCACCTGGTACGAGAAATCGGATCTGTCCAGCACCGATATGCACCCCTACATCCACGCCTTCACCCCGGCCATCGACCCGCCGTGGGAGGCCCGCTCCGATTTCGACGCCTTCGCCACCATCGCCCGCCGGTTCTCGGTCATGGCCGAGAAGCATCTGGGTAAGCGCACCGATCTCGTCCTCGGCACCTTGCAGCACGATACGCCCGGTGCGATGGCCTATCCCGGTGGCGTGGAAAAGGATTGGCGCACCACGCGGGTGGCGCCGGTGCCCGGGGCGACCATGGGTCCGCTGGTCGCGGTCGAGCGCGACTATCCGGCATTGGCCCAGAAGTGGTCGGCGCTCGGTCCGCTGGTGGAATCGGCGGGCCTGACCACCAAAGGCATTACCGTGCACCCGGATCAGGAGGTCGACGAACTCGCCCGCAGACACGGAGTGATGAATAGCGGTGTGGCGGCTGGTCGCCCGGCGTTGGACAGTGCGGAGAAGATGGCCGAGACGATCCTCGCGTTATCCGGCACCTCCAACGGCCGCCTCGCCGTCGAAGGGTTCCGTGAACTGGAGAAACGCACCGGTCGCCGGCTGGCGCATCTGGCCGAGGGCAGTGAGGAACGCCGGATCACCTTCGCCGACACCCAGGCCCGCCCGGTCCCGGTGATCACCAGCCCGGAGTGGTCGGGCAGCGAGACCGGCGGGCGGCGCTACGCCCCGTTCACGGTGAATATCGAAGAGCTCAAACCGTTTCACACGCTCACCGGCCGCATGCACTTCTACCTCGATCACGACTGGATCGAGGAACTGGGCGAGCAGTTGCCGATCTACCGGCCGCCGCTGGATATGGCGCTGCTGTTCCAGGAACCGCGGCTGGGGACCGGCCGCGACGGCATCGGCCTCACTGTGCGCTACCTGACCCCGCATTCCAAATGGTCGATCCACTCCGAATATCAGGACAACCTGCTGATGCTGTCGCTGTCGCGGGGCGGGCCGACGATGTGGATGAGCCCGGCCGACGCGGCGAAGATCGAGGTGGCCGACAACGACTGGGTGGAGGCGGTCAACCGCAACGGGGTGCTGGTGTGCCGCGCGATCGTCTCGCATCGGATGCCCGAGGGCGTCGTCTATGTCCACCACGCCCAGGAACGCACCATCGACGTGCCGCTCACCGAGACCACCGGCAACCGCGGCGGCATTCACAATTCGCTGACCCGGCTGCTGATCAAACCGACCCATCTGGCCGGCGGTTACGCCCAGACCTCGTTCGCCTTCAACTATCTGGGCCCGACCGGCAATCAACGCGACGAGGTGACCGTGGTGCGGCGCCGCAGCCAGGAGGTGAGGTACTGA
- the narH gene encoding nitrate reductase subunit beta, translating into MKVMAQLAMVMNLDKCIGCHTCSVTCKQAWTNRAGIEYVWFNNVETRPGQGYPRTYEDQQRWRGGWVLDRKGRLRLRDGGRLAKLGRIFSNPKMPAMDDYYEPWTYDYDNLTNAPLGDQMPVAPPRSLLTGKPMKVGWSANWDDDLGGSPEIVPGDPVLAQVSEKIRLELEQTFMFYLPRICEHCLNPACVASCPSGAMYKRTEDGIVLVDQDKCRGWRMCVSGCPYKKVYFNHKTGKAEKCTFCYPRVEVGIPTVCAETCVGRLRYIGLVLYDVDKVLAAASVTDERDLYEAQLGTLLDPSDPAVVAGARAQGIPDSWIEAARRSPVYALIAQYRVALPLHPEYRTLPMVWYVPPLSPVVDAVSRDGHDGEDAGNLFGALEALRIPIEYLAGLFTAGDTEVVATVLRKLAAMRSYMRDINLGREPQGHIPAAVGMSEEQIYEMYRLLALAKYEDRYVIPSAYAEEGHRLEEAVSECALDFDGGPGMYGEGPFGESSGAPVPVAVETFHALRQRQTSEAFGATASNPSRVNLLNWDGNGVPEGMFPAGNNGHRGADR; encoded by the coding sequence ATGAAGGTGATGGCGCAGCTGGCGATGGTGATGAACCTCGACAAATGCATCGGCTGCCATACCTGCTCGGTGACCTGCAAGCAGGCATGGACCAACCGCGCGGGCATCGAGTACGTGTGGTTCAACAACGTGGAAACCCGTCCCGGACAAGGCTATCCACGCACCTACGAAGATCAGCAACGCTGGCGCGGCGGCTGGGTGCTCGACCGCAAGGGCCGGCTGCGCCTGCGCGACGGCGGCCGGCTCGCCAAGCTCGGCCGCATCTTCTCCAACCCGAAGATGCCTGCCATGGACGACTACTACGAGCCGTGGACCTACGACTACGACAACCTCACCAACGCACCGCTCGGTGACCAGATGCCGGTGGCGCCGCCGCGTAGCCTGCTCACCGGCAAACCGATGAAGGTGGGCTGGTCGGCGAACTGGGACGACGACCTCGGCGGTTCACCGGAAATCGTTCCGGGCGATCCGGTCCTGGCGCAGGTCAGCGAGAAGATCCGGCTGGAGCTGGAACAGACGTTCATGTTCTATCTGCCCCGCATCTGCGAACACTGCCTCAACCCGGCCTGTGTGGCGTCGTGCCCGTCGGGGGCGATGTACAAGCGCACCGAGGACGGCATCGTGCTGGTGGATCAAGACAAATGCCGGGGCTGGCGGATGTGTGTGTCCGGATGTCCGTACAAGAAGGTGTATTTCAACCACAAGACCGGCAAGGCCGAGAAATGCACGTTCTGTTATCCGCGTGTGGAGGTCGGCATTCCCACGGTGTGCGCGGAAACCTGCGTCGGCAGGCTGCGGTATATCGGCCTGGTTCTCTACGACGTGGACAAGGTGCTGGCCGCCGCGTCGGTCACCGATGAGCGCGACCTGTATGAGGCCCAGCTCGGTACGCTGCTCGACCCCAGCGACCCCGCGGTCGTCGCCGGTGCACGCGCCCAAGGTATTCCGGACAGCTGGATCGAGGCCGCGCGCCGCTCACCGGTGTACGCGCTGATCGCCCAGTACCGGGTGGCGTTGCCGCTGCATCCGGAATACCGCACCCTGCCGATGGTCTGGTACGTGCCGCCGCTGTCGCCGGTGGTGGATGCGGTGAGCCGCGACGGCCACGACGGCGAGGACGCGGGCAATCTATTCGGTGCGCTGGAAGCGCTGCGCATCCCCATCGAGTACCTGGCAGGCCTGTTCACCGCCGGTGATACCGAGGTGGTCGCGACCGTGCTGCGCAAACTGGCCGCGATGCGGTCGTATATGCGCGACATCAACCTCGGCCGCGAGCCGCAAGGCCATATTCCCGCGGCGGTCGGGATGAGCGAAGAGCAGATCTACGAGATGTACCGGCTGCTCGCGTTGGCGAAATACGAAGACCGGTATGTGATTCCGTCGGCCTATGCTGAGGAGGGGCATCGGCTCGAGGAAGCGGTGAGCGAATGCGCGCTGGACTTCGACGGCGGGCCCGGCATGTACGGCGAAGGGCCGTTCGGCGAATCCAGCGGTGCACCGGTACCGGTCGCAGTGGAAACCTTTCACGCGCTGCGGCAGCGGCAGACCAGCGAAGCGTTCGGTGCGACGGCGAGTAATCCGTCCCGGGTCAATCTGCTCAACTGGGACGGCAACGGTGTCCCGGAGGGGATGTTCCCGGCCGGCAACAATGGTCATCGCGGGGCGGACCGATGA